One genomic region from Rosa rugosa chromosome 1, drRosRugo1.1, whole genome shotgun sequence encodes:
- the LOC133725617 gene encoding uncharacterized protein LOC133725617 isoform X2: MEALASSVFIPETFPLHNNNNNPVTSIRTPNNRTGSLKIGQSCHFVGLRAQALSGEASGSGENEDARPLSSGFGLDSLSLSQGNLNHRESGEKDVDEAFNVDSSLTSHSANGAGGTRAGLFRTPISGGVQSATSAHGLPRPSLAVRNLMEQARFAHLCTVMSRMHHRREGYPFGSLVDFAPDSMGHPIFSFSPLAIHTRNLLADPRCTLVVQIPGWSGLSNARVTIFGDVYPLPEDQQEWAHKQYIAKHQQGPSQQWGNFYYFRMQNISDIYFIGGFGTVAWVDVKEYEALQPDKIAVDGGEQNLKELNAIFSKPLKELLSLESEVDDAAFISIDSKGTDIRVRQGAQFNIQRLSFEEGHSVETLEEAKAALRKLINKGRVHSL; encoded by the exons ATGGAAGCCCTGGCAAGCTCTGTGTTCATACCCGAGACGTTTCCACTtcataacaacaacaacaacccagTTACTTCAATCAGAACACCCAATAACCGAACTGGGTCTCTCAAAATCGGCCAAAGCTGCCATTTTGTCGGCCTCCGTGCTCAAGCTCTCTCCGGCGAGGCTTCTGGGTCCGGCGAGAATGAAGATGCAAGGCCTCTCAGTAGTGGCTTTGGCTTAGATAGTCTCTCTTTGTCTCAG GGTAATTTAAATCACCGTGAAAGTGGTGAGAAGGATGTGGATGAGGCATTTAATGTAGACAGTTCTCTTACATCCCATTCTGCAAATGGAGCAGGAGGAACAAGAGCTGGGCTCTTTAGGACTCCAATTTCTGGCGGGGTGCAGAGTGCAACTTCAGCTCATGGTTTACCTCGTCCGTCCCTAGCTGTACGCAATCTTATGGAGCAG GCCAGATTTGCTCATTTGTGCACTGTGATGTCACGCATGCACCATCGACGAGAAGGATATCCATTTGGTTCGCTGGTTGATTTTGCACCTGATTCAATGGGCC ATCCTATCTTTTCGTTTTCCCCATTGGCCATCCACACACGGAATTTGTTGGCTGATCCAAGATGCACGCTTGTTGTGCAG ATTCCTGGATGGAGCGGCTTGTCAAATGCAAGGGTAACCATTTTTGGTGATGTCTACCCACTTCCAGAGGATCAGCAG GAATGGGCTCATAAGCAATACATAGCAAAACATCAACAGGGGCCTTCTCAGCAATGGGGAAATTTCTACTACTTCAGGATGCAGAACATAAG TGACATTTATTTCATTGGTGGCTTTGGGACTGTCGCTTGGGTTGATGTGAAAGAATACGAGGCCCTTCAGCCTGATAAGATTGCAGTTGATGGAGGGGAGCAAAACCTGAAG GAACTTAATGCAATCTTTTCGAAGCCCCTAAAAGAGCTACTGTCCCTTGAATCTGAGGTGGATGATGCTGCTTTCATCTCTATAGACAGCAAAGGGACTGATATTCGGGTCCGTCAGGGAGCACAG TTCAACATTCAGAGGCTATCATTTGAAGAAGGCCATTCTGTCGAGACATTAGAGGAAGCCAAGGCTGCTCTCAGAAAACTTATAAACAAAGGCCGAGTGCATAGTTTGTAG
- the LOC133725617 gene encoding uncharacterized protein LOC133725617 isoform X1, with protein sequence MEALASSVFIPETFPLHNNNNNPVTSIRTPNNRTGSLKIGQSCHFVGLRAQALSGEASGSGENEDARPLSSGFGLDSLSLSQGNLNHRESGEKDVDEAFNVDSSLTSHSANGAGGTRAGLFRTPISGGVQSATSAHGLPRPSLAVRNLMEQARFAHLCTVMSRMHHRREGYPFGSLVDFAPDSMGHPIFSFSPLAIHTRNLLADPRCTLVVQIPGWSGLSNARVTIFGDVYPLPEDQQEWAHKQYIAKHQQGPSQQWGNFYYFRMQNISSDIYFIGGFGTVAWVDVKEYEALQPDKIAVDGGEQNLKELNAIFSKPLKELLSLESEVDDAAFISIDSKGTDIRVRQGAQFNIQRLSFEEGHSVETLEEAKAALRKLINKGRVHSL encoded by the exons ATGGAAGCCCTGGCAAGCTCTGTGTTCATACCCGAGACGTTTCCACTtcataacaacaacaacaacccagTTACTTCAATCAGAACACCCAATAACCGAACTGGGTCTCTCAAAATCGGCCAAAGCTGCCATTTTGTCGGCCTCCGTGCTCAAGCTCTCTCCGGCGAGGCTTCTGGGTCCGGCGAGAATGAAGATGCAAGGCCTCTCAGTAGTGGCTTTGGCTTAGATAGTCTCTCTTTGTCTCAG GGTAATTTAAATCACCGTGAAAGTGGTGAGAAGGATGTGGATGAGGCATTTAATGTAGACAGTTCTCTTACATCCCATTCTGCAAATGGAGCAGGAGGAACAAGAGCTGGGCTCTTTAGGACTCCAATTTCTGGCGGGGTGCAGAGTGCAACTTCAGCTCATGGTTTACCTCGTCCGTCCCTAGCTGTACGCAATCTTATGGAGCAG GCCAGATTTGCTCATTTGTGCACTGTGATGTCACGCATGCACCATCGACGAGAAGGATATCCATTTGGTTCGCTGGTTGATTTTGCACCTGATTCAATGGGCC ATCCTATCTTTTCGTTTTCCCCATTGGCCATCCACACACGGAATTTGTTGGCTGATCCAAGATGCACGCTTGTTGTGCAG ATTCCTGGATGGAGCGGCTTGTCAAATGCAAGGGTAACCATTTTTGGTGATGTCTACCCACTTCCAGAGGATCAGCAG GAATGGGCTCATAAGCAATACATAGCAAAACATCAACAGGGGCCTTCTCAGCAATGGGGAAATTTCTACTACTTCAGGATGCAGAACATAAG CAGTGACATTTATTTCATTGGTGGCTTTGGGACTGTCGCTTGGGTTGATGTGAAAGAATACGAGGCCCTTCAGCCTGATAAGATTGCAGTTGATGGAGGGGAGCAAAACCTGAAG GAACTTAATGCAATCTTTTCGAAGCCCCTAAAAGAGCTACTGTCCCTTGAATCTGAGGTGGATGATGCTGCTTTCATCTCTATAGACAGCAAAGGGACTGATATTCGGGTCCGTCAGGGAGCACAG TTCAACATTCAGAGGCTATCATTTGAAGAAGGCCATTCTGTCGAGACATTAGAGGAAGCCAAGGCTGCTCTCAGAAAACTTATAAACAAAGGCCGAGTGCATAGTTTGTAG
- the LOC133742609 gene encoding beta-glucuronosyltransferase GlcAT14C-like, producing MRQSCSNTVTWCSGFPLWVLVLAATSVLLGALSISSQSVFCRVGNKYQISERVPLKGDGNPPVIAYWISSTKGEKGAKIPRLLKAIYHPRNQYLLQLDADSSDYEREQLALYVQSQRVFRAFDNVNVVGQSYGINQMGSSSLAATLHAAALLLKLSADWDWFISLSASDYPLMPQDDLLHALTSLPRNLNFIRFTNKTGWKEQKRIEKIVLDPTLHLQNSTPVSPLNYSLHERREIPDAFDVFGGSPWGILTRDFMEYCIQGWDNFPRTLLMYLSNVVYPLHYYFHTIICNSSLEFQNSLVDNDLSFIVWNLTAFGETQVLNMSHYDRMLASGAAFARPFHAGDQVLNKIDESVLNRSPKGLVPGEWCLGEGKSMRVENSTADHEELCPTWGNINNVNPGSRGINLAAILTNLVVEGRFTTSHCQEHW from the exons ATGAGACAATCATGCTCAAACACTGTTACTTGGTGTTCAGGCTTTCCTCTATGGGTTCTGGTACTTGCAGCTACTTCAGTGTTGCTAGGAGCGTTATCTATATCATCTCAAAGTGTGTTCTGTAGAGTCGGCAACAAGTACCAAATCTCAGAGAGGGTCCCATTAAAAGGAGATGGCAACCCTCCTGTCATTGCTTATTGGATTAGCAGTACTAAAGGAGAGAAAGGTGCGAAAATACCAAGGCTGTTGAAGGCAATATATCATCCAAGAAACCAGTATCTGCTGCAACTTGATGCTGATTCATCAGATTACGAAAGAGAGCAGTTGGCTCTTTATGTTCAATCCCAAAGGGTGTTTCGAGCCTTTGATAATGTCAACGTTGTTGGACAAAGTTATGGAATCAACCAGATGGGTTCCTCTTCTCTTGCTGCCACACTTCACGCTGCAGCATTGCTTCTAAAGCTTAGTGCAGATTGGGATTGGTTCATCTCATTAAGCGCTTCTGACTATCCCCTCATGCCTCAAGATG ATCTGCTCCATGCTTTGACTTCATTGCCACGGAATCTCAATTTTATACGTTTTACTAACAAGACTGGATGGAAAGA GCAGAAACGTATTGAAAAAATTGTTCTAGATCCTACTTTACATCTTCAGAATAGTACTCCAGTCAGTCCACTGAACTATTCTTTACATGAAAGAAGAGAAATCCCTGATGCTTTCGATGTATTTGGAG GTTCACCTTGGGGGATTCTAACTAGAGATTTCATGGAGTACTGTATCCAAGGATGGGACAACTTTCCTAGAACGTTACTGATGTACCTCAGCAATGTGGTTTACCCTCTTCATTATTACTTCCACACAATCATCTGTAACTCATCACTCGAGTTCCAAAACTCTCTAGTAGACAATGATCTAAGCTTCATTGTTTGGAACTTAACTGCATTCGGCGAAACTCAAGTCCTAAATATGTCTCACTATGATCGAATGCTAGCAAGTGGAGCAGCTTTTGCAAGACCGTTTCACGCAGGTGATCAAGTACTAAACAAGATCGATGAGAGCGTTTTGAATCGCTCTCCCAAAGGGTTGGTGCCCGGAGAATGGTGCCTTGGAGaagggaaaagtatgagggtGGAGAATTCAACAGCTGATCATGAAGAGCTCTGTCCAACCTGGGGTAACATTAACAATGTCAACCCGGGTTCTCGTGGCATTAATCTTGCTGCAATCTTGACCAATCTTGTTGTAGAAGGGAGATTCACTACCAGTCACTGCCAAGAACACTGGTAA
- the LOC133742618 gene encoding B-box zinc finger protein 32-like yields the protein MKDRMCELCNHHASLYCASDSAFLCFRCDSRVHGANFLVARHVRQPLCSNCKALAGDPISGDGVPNAHWLCSSCSPEYFSGDDEDSFSSSSCSACVSSTESLTGTTATTTTKVCLQRSGSSVTGVSGKYSNVPARFSCRFTKRRVQRARAASTSADARAEGTFVNWCKRLGMSGDSAVVVSSALHALGFCLGRLPGVPLRVSLAASFWFGVRLCGNRGVSRCQNLRRVEEISGVPAKLILAVDAKLGRELRVRRARPELEEGWAEC from the coding sequence ATGAAGGATCGGATGTGCGAGCTCTGCAACCACCACGCCTCCCTCTACTGCGCCTCCGACTCCGCCTTCCTCTGCTTCCGCTGCGACTCTAGGGTTCACGGCGCCAACTTCCTCGTCGCTCGCCACGTCCGCCAGCCGCTCTGCTCCAATTGCAAAGCCCTCGCCGGAGACCCGATCTCCGGCGACGGCGTCCCCAATGCTCACTGGCTCTGCTCATCCTGCTCGCCGGAGTATTTCTCCGGAGACGACGAGGATTCGTTTTCGTCGTCGTCGTGCTCGGCATGCGTCTCCAGCACCGAATCATTGACCGGGACGACGGCGACGACGACAACAAAGGTTTGTCTGCAGAGATCGGGGAGCTCTGTAACGGGTGTTTCCGGCAAGTATTCGAACGTTCCGGCGAGATTCTCCTGTAGGTTTACGAAGAGGAGGGTGCAGAGAGCGCGAGCTGCGTCGACGAGTGCGGACGCCAGAGCGGAGGGTACTTTCGTAAATTGGTGCAAGAGGCTGGGGATGAGTGGTGATTCGGCGGTGGTGGTGTCGTCGGCTTTGCATGCTTTGGGCTTTTGTTTGGGCCGGCTGCCGGGCGTGCCGTTGAGAGTGTCGCTCGCGGCGTCGTTCTGGTTCGGGGTGAGACTCTGCGGGAACCGAGGGGTGTCGAGGTGTCAGAATCTGAGAAGGGTGGAGGAGATATCGGGAGTGCCGGCGAAGCTGATCCTGGCCGTTGATGCGAAGCTCGGACGAGAACTGAGAGTGAGGAGAGCGAGGCCTGAGCTAGAGGAGGGCTGGGCGGAGTGTTGA
- the LOC133711610 gene encoding uncharacterized protein LOC133711610: MVKETSPSHAVVVVVIVIDSGGGIRVIRMQSKVQRQKARRPNSRFIELSGLDGCYYGRLMIRQSCICSIGTNFFLYQFGFSHDELLLFNLWLVFRLSIQICS, encoded by the exons ATGGTTAAAGAGACGAGCCCATCACATGCAGTGGTAGTAGTAGTCATCGTAATCGACAGTGGTGGAGGAATCAGAGTCATCAGGATGCAGAGCAAGGTCCAGAGGCAAAAAGCGAGGCGACCCAATTCCAG GTTTATAGAGCTTTCAGGCTTAGATGGATGCTATTACGGGCGTCTCATGATCAGACAATCATGTATATGTAGTATAGGTACAAACTTCTTTTTATATCAATTTGGGTTCAGTCATGATGAATTATTGTTGTTTAATCTTTGGCTTGTGTTCCGTTTGTCAATTCAGATATGTTCATGA